From the genome of Nitrospirota bacterium, one region includes:
- a CDS encoding DUF1318 domain-containing protein: MRGQFKKIGLVTAVSAVFIITACAVITVNIYFPEKDVKTAYKSLEEELMKGQAAPEKKETPEKQPEKKTEPQSYKGGWIGVAEAQEDLAQRISEIIKTMPDVVQAYKEMGARLSQIDNLRNQGLVGEGNNGLLAPRGSLNPKDASTVNAENANRNTVIRGMARAIVRINKLPENEANISQVLKQAADQFSALRREGAKAGWWIQRPDGGWVKK; this comes from the coding sequence ATGAGAGGACAATTTAAAAAGATAGGGCTTGTAACTGCAGTATCTGCAGTATTCATCATCACTGCCTGTGCTGTAATAACAGTGAACATCTACTTCCCTGAGAAGGATGTGAAGACAGCATATAAATCCCTTGAGGAAGAACTTATGAAGGGTCAGGCTGCACCTGAAAAGAAGGAGACGCCAGAAAAGCAGCCTGAGAAGAAGACAGAGCCGCAGAGTTATAAGGGAGGATGGATTGGAGTTGCAGAGGCACAGGAGGACCTTGCACAGCGGATATCCGAAATCATAAAGACGATGCCAGATGTTGTCCAGGCATACAAAGAGATGGGAGCAAGGCTTTCTCAGATAGATAATCTCAGAAATCAGGGACTTGTAGGTGAAGGCAATAACGGACTTCTTGCCCCGAGAGGGAGTCTTAATCCAAAAGACGCATCTACAGTCAATGCTGAGAATGCAAATAGAAATACTGTTATCCGTGGTATGGCAAGGGCAATTGTAAGGATAAACAAACTCCCAGAAAATGAAGCCAATATCTCACAGGTATTAAAACAGGCAGCAGACCAGTTCTCAGCCCTCAGGCGTGAAGGTGCAAAAGCAGGCTGGTGGATTCAAAGACCTGATGGTGGATGGGTTAAGAAATAA